From a region of the Fischerella sp. JS2 genome:
- the rppB gene encoding two-component system sensor histidine kinase RppB, producing the protein MERNPIFRQTRLRLAAWYTLVMGSILGLSGLGVYSVVAHAYYESVDQGLESVAKALHQSIEPAWQQPGHLQQLAKELSLEICITQTNCLPKTAVIKQPIAEAANQVSYYIRLLDRSGKPFAIAGIPLDELPITSSSKNWQTLIDSSGTRYRQITLSMHSQNQLSGYLQVARSLTDLEQHLAFFRLTLWLGLPISMIFVGLSSWWLAGRAMQPIYNSYQQMQQFTADAAHEFRTPLAAMYSTIEAAIKLQQEPKSNVGILDVLKHQNRRLSQLVGDLLLLTRIDQKQLTGEHQPCCLNDLISDLIEELAFLAVETGVNLSKQVLVSEKLYVRGNEEQLYRLISNLIVNAIQATPSRGKVTVFLESSESYAIIRVQDTGIGIAVEHQKRIFDRFYRVDRDRSRTSGGSGLGLAIAMVIVQAHKGTIHVQSQPGLGSTFTVRLPL; encoded by the coding sequence ATGGAACGCAATCCCATTTTCCGCCAGACTCGGTTGCGGCTAGCAGCCTGGTATACCCTCGTTATGGGTAGTATTTTAGGGCTATCTGGTTTGGGCGTTTATAGTGTGGTTGCCCATGCCTATTATGAAAGCGTAGATCAGGGTTTAGAATCAGTAGCAAAGGCGCTACATCAAAGTATTGAACCTGCTTGGCAGCAACCTGGACATTTACAGCAACTTGCGAAAGAACTTTCCTTAGAAATATGTATAACTCAAACAAACTGTTTACCTAAAACAGCAGTCATTAAACAACCAATAGCAGAAGCCGCTAACCAAGTCAGTTATTACATACGCTTATTAGATCGCTCGGGAAAACCGTTTGCAATTGCAGGGATACCACTTGATGAATTACCGATTACCTCATCATCAAAAAATTGGCAAACTCTCATAGACTCCTCTGGCACTCGATATCGCCAAATCACCTTATCTATGCATTCCCAAAACCAGCTTTCCGGTTATCTACAAGTGGCGCGGAGTCTGACTGATTTAGAGCAACATCTTGCTTTTTTTAGATTAACTTTATGGCTGGGTTTGCCAATTTCAATGATTTTTGTTGGTTTGTCCAGTTGGTGGTTGGCAGGAAGGGCTATGCAACCTATATATAATTCATACCAACAAATGCAACAATTTACTGCCGATGCTGCCCATGAGTTTCGCACGCCTTTAGCAGCAATGTACTCTACCATTGAAGCTGCTATTAAGTTACAGCAAGAACCAAAATCAAATGTTGGGATTTTAGATGTTCTCAAACATCAAAATCGTCGCCTTTCACAATTAGTAGGAGATTTATTGCTGTTAACGAGGATAGACCAAAAACAACTAACAGGTGAACATCAGCCTTGCTGTTTAAATGATTTAATTAGCGATTTAATTGAGGAGTTAGCATTTTTGGCAGTTGAGACTGGGGTAAATCTCTCCAAGCAGGTGCTAGTTTCAGAAAAACTGTATGTTAGGGGAAATGAAGAACAACTTTATCGTTTAATTTCTAACTTAATTGTGAATGCAATTCAAGCAACTCCTAGTAGGGGAAAAGTTACAGTTTTTTTGGAAAGTAGTGAGTCTTACGCCATTATTAGAGTTCAAGATACAGGAATTGGAATTGCTGTCGAACACCAAAAGCGAATTTTTGATCGTTTTTATCGAGTAGATCGCGATCGCTCTCGCACTTCTGGCGGTTCGGGATTAGGATTAGCTATCGCTATGGTGATCGTTCAAGCACATAAAGGCACTATTCACGTTCAAAGTCAACCTGGACTAGGTAGTACATTTACAGTGCGGCTTCCTCTTTAA
- a CDS encoding DUF1622 domain-containing protein, whose translation MRREASRDSLINLILPLALILGLVLLLSLNVEGGGEGRETTPLEIWLKVIVGYLAAGTEIAAAIVIGGAVIRGIAAYLRLLFSRSKQHFDATEGIRLQLGRVLALGLEFTVASDILRTAVAPTRQDILNLGAIVLLRTLLNYFLEREIQQGEQRRSSEPELDRSMR comes from the coding sequence ATGAGAAGAGAGGCATCACGGGATTCATTAATTAATTTGATATTGCCCCTAGCACTGATTTTAGGGTTAGTTCTGCTGTTGAGTTTGAATGTGGAAGGAGGGGGGGAGGGCAGAGAAACTACTCCTTTAGAAATATGGCTAAAAGTCATCGTCGGTTATTTGGCAGCAGGTACAGAAATTGCCGCAGCAATTGTGATTGGCGGAGCGGTGATCCGGGGTATTGCTGCTTATTTACGATTGTTGTTTTCTCGTTCCAAACAACATTTTGATGCTACAGAAGGAATTCGCCTGCAATTGGGACGAGTTTTAGCATTGGGTTTGGAATTCACTGTGGCTAGCGATATTTTGCGGACGGCAGTAGCGCCAACTCGCCAGGATATTTTGAATTTGGGAGCGATCGTCCTGCTGCGAACTTTGCTGAATTATTTCTTAGAACGGGAGATTCAGCAGGGAGAACAACGCCGTTCATCGGAGCCGGAACTTGATAGGAGTATGCGATGA
- a CDS encoding DoxX family protein, protein MIYKSVLSVAMSNDKPLYVYAVWVLPKVITFGLASVNYPFLGPHLVSSLVHTYPGGLAGLALLLLRVSVGGLFLIHGYPKVLHIRRWAESINTPVFLCFISAWTMLGGGLFLIIGLLTLLATLPILASMLFAILLHLIQGKPFVATDPYLIPEDQYKGPLGKGEPPSWEKAFMYCVMLIAIAVLGPGAYSLDAAIFR, encoded by the coding sequence ATGATTTATAAATCTGTCCTGAGTGTAGCGATGTCTAACGACAAGCCACTTTACGTCTACGCTGTGTGGGTACTACCGAAGGTAATTACTTTTGGATTAGCTTCAGTTAATTATCCATTCCTGGGGCCGCATTTAGTGAGTTCTCTTGTTCATACGTACCCTGGTGGACTAGCAGGATTAGCACTTTTACTGCTAAGAGTGAGCGTTGGCGGTTTGTTTTTGATCCACGGCTACCCCAAAGTACTGCATATTCGGCGGTGGGCTGAATCTATCAATACACCTGTTTTTCTTTGCTTTATATCTGCATGGACGATGTTGGGTGGGGGATTGTTCTTAATCATTGGATTGCTTACACTTTTGGCAACTTTGCCGATTTTGGCTTCTATGTTGTTTGCAATATTGTTACATCTGATTCAAGGTAAGCCTTTTGTGGCTACAGATCCCTATTTAATTCCCGAAGACCAGTATAAAGGCCCTTTAGGAAAGGGTGAACCGCCAAGTTGGGAAAAAGCGTTTATGTATTGCGTGATGCTGATTGCGATCGCTGTTTTGGGCCCTGGTGCTTATTCCCTAGATGCTGCGATTTTTAGATGA
- the rppA gene encoding two-component system response regulator RppA, protein MRLILVEDEADLGAAIKQVLSHEAYIVDWFLDGTQAWQYLETGWTEYTLAIFDWMLPGVSGVELCKWLRSRHLTLPVLMLTAKDRMEEKIIGLDSGADDYLVKPFDMAELLARLRALQRRASYTGVTLTPQAQPRRLQVGCLTLNYSTHELIRQYRHGDKQVLALTVKEFQLLEYFMRHPNQILSRDQLINQLWEIGAEPVSNVVAAQIRLLRRKLGEEDNQSLIETIYGVGYRLNIHTAETGC, encoded by the coding sequence ATGCGGCTGATATTAGTTGAGGATGAAGCTGATTTAGGTGCAGCAATCAAACAAGTTCTGAGTCATGAAGCATATATAGTTGATTGGTTTCTAGATGGTACTCAAGCATGGCAATATCTAGAAACCGGATGGACTGAGTATACCCTAGCGATTTTTGATTGGATGCTGCCAGGAGTTTCGGGTGTAGAATTGTGTAAATGGTTGCGATCGCGCCACCTAACTCTACCTGTATTAATGCTAACTGCTAAAGACCGCATGGAAGAAAAAATTATCGGTCTAGATAGCGGTGCAGATGATTATTTAGTTAAACCTTTTGATATGGCAGAACTGCTGGCAAGATTACGGGCATTGCAACGGCGAGCTTCTTACACAGGAGTCACACTTACACCCCAAGCCCAACCCCGACGTTTACAAGTAGGTTGCCTGACACTCAATTACAGCACTCATGAACTTATTCGTCAGTATAGGCACGGTGATAAACAAGTATTAGCTTTAACAGTTAAGGAATTTCAGTTATTGGAATACTTCATGAGGCATCCTAACCAAATTCTCAGCCGCGACCAACTGATTAATCAGCTTTGGGAAATTGGTGCAGAACCAGTTAGCAATGTAGTAGCAGCACAAATTCGCTTATTGAGACGTAAATTAGGAGAAGAAGATAATCAATCTTTGATTGAAACTATTTATGGTGTGGGCTATCGCTTAAATATTCATACTGCGGAAACAGGTTGCTGA
- a CDS encoding Rieske 2Fe-2S domain-containing protein — protein MRQKEAVVVNINDLNHGEIRQISVGETEILLSHIDGNFYAVGAHCAHYGAPLAEGALNGHHVVVDGDLQQQQFIAYDIKNNQVLAIASSHLRTDALKPDANT, from the coding sequence ATGAGACAAAAAGAAGCAGTTGTTGTCAATATAAATGACCTAAATCATGGTGAAATACGACAGATATCTGTCGGCGAAACAGAAATTTTACTAAGTCACATAGATGGAAATTTTTATGCCGTTGGCGCACACTGCGCTCATTATGGCGCACCACTAGCAGAAGGGGCGCTGAATGGACATCATGTTGTTGTAGATGGAGATTTGCAACAACAGCAATTTATCGCTTATGACATCAAAAACAATCAAGTCTTAGCAATTGCAAGCAGTCATCTCAGAACTGATGCGCTTAAACCAGATGCCAACACTTGA
- a CDS encoding FAD-dependent monooxygenase, whose protein sequence is MNTNILISGAGIAGLTLAYWLQKFNFNPTLLEKRSDLKDEGFMIDFYGSGFDIAEKMGILNQLQAKHYPISELKFINSQGKTQATLSIEKFRRMLDFRHFNFMRGDLETVLYETIKNTVPIQFNTSMVQMHLHPNQVEVEFSDHTKREYDLVIGTDGIHSQTRNILWGSESQFENFLGYYVACVITEDFLEDRDAFYTYMKPKKQVTICSIRGIRLGTLFAFKSEKHDVRTHQQKLDLLSDVFGKMGWIVPEILAAMKRSPHLYFDAVSQIKLTPWYKDRVALVGDACQCLTLLAGQGASMAMAGAYILATELFRTNGNYQVAFPAYQAQLQPEIAKRQIQAQKLASSFVPDNYFSIWMMNLFVKFMFLPGFSSIFREQIGAKSIIK, encoded by the coding sequence ATGAATACAAATATTTTGATTAGCGGTGCTGGTATAGCAGGGCTGACTTTAGCATATTGGTTACAGAAATTCAATTTTAATCCGACGCTGCTTGAGAAACGTTCTGACCTTAAAGATGAAGGTTTCATGATTGATTTTTACGGCTCAGGTTTTGATATTGCTGAAAAAATGGGCATCCTCAATCAACTTCAAGCAAAGCACTACCCTATTTCAGAATTAAAGTTTATTAATAGCCAAGGAAAAACCCAAGCTACTTTGTCAATAGAAAAATTTCGCAGAATGCTAGATTTTAGACACTTTAATTTTATGCGGGGTGACTTGGAAACTGTACTTTATGAAACTATTAAAAATACAGTTCCCATTCAGTTCAATACGAGTATGGTGCAGATGCACCTTCATCCCAATCAGGTAGAAGTAGAATTTTCAGACCATACTAAACGAGAATACGATTTAGTGATTGGCACCGATGGCATTCATTCCCAAACTAGAAATATTTTGTGGGGAAGTGAAAGTCAGTTTGAGAATTTCTTAGGATATTACGTTGCCTGCGTAATTACTGAGGATTTTCTTGAAGACAGAGACGCTTTTTACACCTATATGAAACCGAAAAAACAGGTGACTATATGCTCAATTCGTGGTATTAGATTAGGAACTTTGTTTGCTTTCAAATCTGAAAAGCATGATGTAAGAACACACCAACAAAAACTTGATTTACTGAGCGATGTATTTGGCAAAATGGGCTGGATTGTTCCGGAAATTTTAGCAGCAATGAAGCGATCGCCTCATCTCTATTTTGATGCTGTTTCCCAAATCAAATTGACTCCTTGGTACAAAGATAGAGTGGCGCTTGTTGGAGATGCCTGTCAATGTTTAACTTTACTAGCAGGACAAGGTGCATCAATGGCAATGGCTGGCGCATATATTTTAGCGACTGAACTCTTTCGGACTAATGGTAATTATCAAGTGGCTTTTCCCGCTTATCAAGCACAACTGCAACCGGAGATTGCCAAAAGACAAATCCAAGCCCAAAAGTTGGCAAGTTCGTTTGTTCCTGATAATTATTTCTCGATTTGGATGATGAATTTGTTTGTCAAGTTCATGTTTTTACCAGGATTTAGTTCGATTTTTCGTGAGCAAATAGGTGCAAAAAGCATCATTAAATAA
- a CDS encoding HPP family protein yields MKPNRSRLEPLQRANRSLRNRLTWKGELALATAPTVVILSVFALVEVLTRQRLLFASLASSAFLIYLDPQHSTNTVRTLVISQMIAAGIGFLIYVLLGSGYVSGGTAMIVTIILMILLDVMHPPAVSTSLSFALKAGNENNLILFGLAVGITAVLVGLERFALWLLVYLNPR; encoded by the coding sequence ATGAAACCCAACCGTTCCAGATTGGAGCCTTTGCAACGTGCGAATCGATCGCTCCGTAATCGCCTCACCTGGAAGGGTGAGTTGGCATTAGCAACTGCTCCGACAGTGGTCATATTGAGCGTTTTTGCTCTTGTGGAAGTACTAACCCGCCAGCGTTTGTTGTTTGCGTCCCTTGCCTCCAGTGCCTTTCTCATTTATCTTGATCCGCAGCACAGTACAAATACGGTGCGAACTTTGGTCATTTCCCAAATGATAGCAGCTGGGATCGGTTTTTTAATATATGTGCTATTGGGTTCGGGTTATGTGTCTGGTGGAACTGCGATGATCGTCACAATTATACTGATGATTCTGTTAGATGTTATGCATCCTCCAGCTGTTTCCACATCCTTAAGTTTTGCCTTAAAAGCCGGCAATGAAAACAACCTAATTTTGTTTGGTTTGGCTGTAGGCATCACTGCGGTGTTGGTTGGACTGGAACGCTTTGCCCTGTGGCTGTTGGTGTACCTTAACCCAAGGTAG
- a CDS encoding ZIP family zinc transporter: MFPLWLKAGFWGLVGGSALLLGSAVGYYAKIPQRLIAAVMAFGAGVLISALAFELMDEAYKRGGFDSTAIGFVSGAVVYTAANWFLSHQGAKHRKRSGEQQPSEEENSGSGLAIAIGALLDGVPESIVIGVSMIGGGVVSWVTVAAVFLSNVPEGLSSAAGMKKAGRSTAYIFGVWGGIAIISGIAALLGYALFSHFSQEVIAATTAIAAGAILAMISDTMIPEAFEQAHDFAGLIVVLGFLTAFVLSKLA; the protein is encoded by the coding sequence ATGTTTCCACTTTGGTTAAAAGCAGGTTTCTGGGGTTTGGTGGGTGGTTCAGCATTGCTGTTGGGTTCAGCAGTGGGTTACTACGCCAAAATCCCCCAACGCCTCATTGCCGCAGTTATGGCTTTTGGTGCTGGGGTGTTAATTTCAGCACTAGCATTTGAACTGATGGATGAAGCTTATAAGCGCGGTGGCTTTGACTCAACAGCGATCGGATTTGTCAGTGGTGCAGTAGTATACACAGCAGCCAACTGGTTTCTGTCTCATCAAGGTGCAAAGCATCGCAAGCGTTCAGGTGAACAGCAACCATCGGAAGAGGAAAATAGTGGGAGTGGACTAGCGATCGCTATTGGTGCATTACTCGATGGTGTCCCAGAATCTATCGTGATTGGTGTCAGCATGATTGGGGGAGGAGTTGTCAGTTGGGTAACGGTGGCGGCTGTTTTTCTGTCTAATGTTCCTGAAGGACTTTCTAGTGCTGCTGGGATGAAAAAAGCAGGACGTTCAACAGCTTACATCTTTGGTGTATGGGGAGGTATCGCCATTATCTCTGGCATAGCAGCACTTTTGGGTTATGCTTTGTTCAGTCACTTCTCACAAGAAGTCATCGCCGCAACTACTGCGATCGCCGCAGGTGCTATTTTAGCAATGATTTCAGACACGATGATTCCAGAAGCTTTTGAGCAAGCCCATGATTTTGCTGGGCTAATTGTCGTCTTGGGATTTTTGACTGCTTTTGTCCTGAGCAAACTTGCTTAA
- a CDS encoding GMC family oxidoreductase, translating into MTNITERYDIIIIGTGAGGGTLAHRLAPTGKKILVLERGNFLPREKDNWNPQEVYQKHRYHTDEEWYDKEGKAFKPQTGYWVGGNTKLYGAALVRLRERDFAKVIHKGGISPEWPLKYQDFEPYYTQAEKLYDVHGQQGEDPTEPPRSEPYPYPPVSHEPDMQFLVDGIRELGYYPFHLPLGLKLNESDRINSPCIRCDTFDGYPCLVQAKADAEVNAIRPTWAMYSNFTLKTNAKVLRLHTSESGREVTSVETEIVGEKHWFASDIVIVACGSVNSPALLLRSANDKHPHGLANSSDQVGRNFMKQLETAIVSIHLEVNHANFQKTIAVNDFYWGEPDFPYPMGMVQNTGNVLADMIPAEAPPLMAPFVKLVPHFERHLLAERSVGWWLQTEDLPDPNNRIRVVGDKIHVDYELNNTEASDRLIHRWTSVLKSIPRSAKHVLPFSIYPRTHLPEQAVAHQCGSCRFGTDPKTSVLDLNCRSYDVDNLYIVDSSFFPSNSGANPTLTIMANALRVGDHIAERLK; encoded by the coding sequence ATGACGAACATCACCGAACGCTACGACATCATTATTATCGGTACAGGAGCCGGTGGCGGTACACTGGCTCACCGCCTCGCACCCACAGGTAAAAAAATTCTCGTCTTGGAACGAGGCAACTTTCTGCCGAGAGAAAAAGATAATTGGAATCCCCAAGAAGTTTATCAAAAACATCGCTATCACACCGATGAAGAATGGTACGACAAAGAAGGTAAAGCCTTTAAGCCCCAGACAGGTTACTGGGTTGGTGGCAATACTAAACTTTACGGTGCAGCCTTAGTTCGATTGCGAGAGCGAGATTTTGCAAAGGTAATTCACAAGGGAGGAATTTCGCCAGAATGGCCGTTGAAATATCAAGACTTTGAGCCATACTACACCCAGGCAGAAAAATTATATGACGTACATGGTCAACAAGGAGAAGACCCAACCGAACCACCTCGTAGCGAGCCATATCCTTATCCACCTGTAAGTCATGAGCCGGATATGCAGTTCCTTGTTGATGGTATCCGCGAACTGGGATATTACCCATTTCACCTACCACTAGGATTAAAGCTGAATGAAAGCGATCGCATCAATAGTCCTTGTATTCGCTGCGATACCTTTGACGGATATCCCTGTCTGGTACAAGCCAAAGCCGATGCTGAGGTTAACGCCATTCGTCCTACCTGGGCAATGTATAGTAATTTCACCCTCAAAACTAATGCTAAGGTATTACGACTGCATACTAGTGAATCAGGGCGAGAGGTGACAAGTGTAGAAACTGAAATCGTTGGGGAAAAGCATTGGTTTGCAAGCGATATTGTGATAGTTGCCTGTGGTTCTGTCAACTCGCCTGCCTTACTATTACGTTCTGCTAACGATAAACATCCTCATGGATTAGCCAACAGTTCCGATCAAGTAGGGCGGAATTTTATGAAACAGTTGGAAACAGCCATAGTTTCCATACATCTAGAGGTGAATCACGCCAACTTTCAAAAAACGATCGCCGTCAATGATTTTTACTGGGGAGAACCAGATTTTCCTTATCCAATGGGCATGGTGCAGAATACAGGTAATGTGCTTGCCGATATGATTCCCGCAGAGGCTCCACCACTGATGGCTCCATTTGTGAAACTGGTTCCTCATTTTGAGCGTCATTTGCTAGCTGAGAGATCAGTTGGTTGGTGGTTGCAGACAGAAGATTTACCAGATCCCAATAATCGGATTCGGGTAGTGGGTGACAAGATTCACGTTGACTATGAATTGAATAATACAGAAGCAAGCGATCGCCTCATCCATCGTTGGACATCTGTACTTAAGTCAATTCCGCGTTCTGCTAAACACGTCCTACCATTTAGCATTTATCCCCGCACTCATCTACCAGAACAAGCAGTAGCCCATCAATGCGGTAGTTGTCGATTTGGTACAGACCCCAAAACTTCAGTCCTTGATCTCAATTGCCGTAGCTATGATGTCGATAATCTTTATATTGTAGATAGTAGTTTTTTCCCTTCCAATTCTGGCGCTAACCCCACGCTCACGATTATGGCCAATGCTTTGCGCGTCGGCGATCATATAGCAGAACGATTGAAGTAG
- a CDS encoding alpha-amylase family protein, producing the protein MLDLWYKSAVIYCIDVETFMDGNGDGIGDFEGLIDRLDYIAGLGINCIWLMPFYPTPNRDNGYDVTDYYSVDPRLGTLGDFVEFLRQANDRGMRVIVDLVINHTSIDHPWFKAACKDKNSKYRDYYVWSEEKPADAESGIIFPGYQQSTWTYNEEAGAYYFHRFFEYQADLNIGNPQVREEFQKIMGFWLQLGISGFRVDAAPFLIELKGIEKQADIQDPYLYLKQMRNFLSWRRGDAIILAEANVPMEDVPKYLDDGDKLQMLFSFIVNQYLMLALAREAVAPLIKGLQAPPAIPDICQWAHFIRNHDELSLDKLCESEREEILTKFHQDKEQVWIYDRGIRRRFPPLVQGDPRRIRLAYSLMFTMPGTPVLKAGEEIGMGDDLSLPQRDASRTPMQWSAESNGGFSTACCDQLIRPVIKEGEYGYPHLNVIAQRRDPHSLLNWMERAIRMRKECPEFGWGSWQLIETDNSAVLALCYRWRDGTVVALHNLASDACTVALKLDGDRESHWIDLLGDKPYESIEHPEHGIQLEGYGYRWIRIGRERL; encoded by the coding sequence ATGTTAGACCTCTGGTACAAAAGTGCTGTTATCTATTGCATTGATGTCGAAACCTTTATGGATGGTAACGGCGATGGTATAGGAGACTTTGAAGGACTGATTGATCGCTTAGATTATATTGCTGGTTTAGGCATTAACTGTATCTGGCTCATGCCCTTTTATCCTACCCCAAACCGAGATAACGGCTATGATGTTACGGATTACTACAGTGTAGATCCGCGTTTGGGAACATTAGGAGACTTTGTAGAATTTCTCCGTCAGGCAAATGATCGCGGTATGCGCGTTATTGTTGACTTAGTAATTAACCACACCTCCATTGACCATCCTTGGTTTAAAGCGGCTTGCAAAGATAAGAACTCTAAATATCGCGACTATTATGTGTGGTCAGAGGAAAAACCTGCCGATGCCGAGTCAGGGATTATTTTTCCTGGCTATCAACAGAGTACCTGGACATATAACGAGGAAGCTGGAGCCTATTATTTTCACCGCTTTTTTGAGTATCAGGCAGATTTAAATATTGGTAATCCTCAAGTTCGGGAAGAATTCCAAAAAATCATGGGATTTTGGCTACAGTTGGGGATTTCCGGCTTTCGCGTTGATGCGGCTCCGTTTTTAATTGAGCTAAAGGGTATTGAAAAACAGGCAGATATTCAAGACCCTTACCTTTATCTTAAACAAATGCGGAACTTTCTTTCTTGGCGACGAGGGGATGCGATCATTCTGGCAGAAGCGAATGTGCCAATGGAAGATGTACCGAAATATTTAGACGATGGCGATAAATTGCAAATGCTATTTAGCTTCATTGTCAATCAGTATCTCATGCTGGCTTTGGCTCGTGAAGCAGTGGCTCCTCTGATCAAAGGATTGCAAGCACCACCAGCAATCCCAGACATTTGTCAGTGGGCGCACTTTATCCGCAATCACGATGAATTGTCGCTCGACAAGCTTTGTGAGTCGGAACGAGAAGAGATATTGACCAAATTTCATCAAGATAAAGAGCAGGTATGGATTTACGATCGCGGTATTCGTCGTCGCTTTCCACCTTTAGTTCAAGGAGATCCACGCCGGATTCGCCTCGCCTACAGCCTTATGTTTACCATGCCAGGAACACCAGTCCTCAAGGCGGGTGAAGAAATTGGCATGGGAGACGACTTATCCTTGCCACAACGCGATGCTAGCCGCACCCCAATGCAATGGTCAGCAGAGTCGAATGGCGGGTTCTCGACTGCTTGTTGCGATCAACTCATTCGACCCGTAATTAAGGAAGGGGAATATGGCTACCCACACCTGAATGTCATTGCTCAACGCAGAGATCCCCATTCACTTTTAAACTGGATGGAACGAGCAATCAGGATGCGTAAAGAATGTCCGGAGTTCGGCTGGGGAAGTTGGCAATTAATCGAAACTGACAACTCAGCAGTATTGGCTTTATGTTACCGATGGCGTGATGGAACAGTTGTTGCCCTTCATAATTTAGCATCAGATGCTTGTACTGTAGCTCTCAAGCTAGATGGCGATCGCGAATCCCATTGGATTGATTTACTTGGAGATAAACCCTACGAATCAATCGAACACCCCGAACACGGGATACAACTTGAAGGTTACGGCTACCGTTGGATACGGATCGGTAGGGAACGGCTTTGA
- a CDS encoding glycine zipper domain-containing protein encodes MNNEEHSISNPENENQTPSNTHPIATGLGAAGGGIAGAALGRSIGGKVGAAIGGVAGAITGGVAGNKLAEYAEEFIEELQPTVGLGLGADHKPIELPSHYSWEELQALSKPQGGEMQAI; translated from the coding sequence ATGAACAACGAAGAACACTCTATTTCTAACCCAGAAAATGAAAATCAAACGCCTTCAAATACTCATCCTATTGCAACGGGATTGGGAGCAGCCGGAGGTGGAATTGCTGGAGCCGCATTAGGTCGCTCAATTGGTGGTAAAGTTGGTGCTGCCATTGGTGGGGTTGCTGGAGCAATTACTGGTGGAGTTGCAGGTAATAAGTTAGCAGAGTACGCAGAAGAATTTATTGAAGAACTCCAGCCGACTGTCGGATTAGGATTAGGAGCCGATCACAAACCAATTGAACTACCCAGCCATTACAGTTGGGAAGAACTACAAGCACTATCAAAACCTCAAGGTGGAGAAATGCAAGCTATCTAA
- a CDS encoding SMP-30/gluconolactonase/LRE family protein, whose amino-acid sequence MPEPIEIYEKRMDALIRSNSSLQKLANGAAHSEGPVYFHEDDSVVWSDAHGNRLLRWSASDDVSVLRDPSDYQSGNYRDLEGRLVACSSGLRAIIRREHNGEWKILVDRYQGKRLNSPNDLVVKSDGTIWFTDPPYGITQPNQGYGGKQEQSGSYVYRFDPQTREIYPVVTDMVRPNGLTFSPDESLLYVSDTAAFNIPGGPHHIRVYEVGEDGQHVSNGRVFAVIEPGQPDGIRVDEHGNVFTSSKDSVQVYAPDGTRLGKILVPETCANLTFGGKEHDRLFITAGHSLYAIDLNTRGVQQ is encoded by the coding sequence ATGCCTGAACCCATTGAAATTTATGAAAAGCGCATGGATGCGCTCATACGCTCAAATTCATCACTCCAAAAGCTTGCTAATGGTGCGGCTCATAGCGAAGGCCCCGTTTATTTCCACGAAGATGATAGTGTTGTGTGGAGCGACGCACATGGCAACCGCCTGTTACGCTGGAGTGCAAGTGATGATGTGAGCGTTCTGCGAGATCCATCCGATTACCAAAGTGGTAATTACCGCGACTTGGAGGGTCGTTTGGTAGCGTGTTCGTCGGGTTTGCGTGCTATTATCCGCCGCGAACACAATGGAGAATGGAAGATTTTAGTAGATCGTTACCAAGGTAAACGCTTGAATAGTCCAAATGACTTGGTAGTGAAAAGCGATGGTACGATTTGGTTCACTGACCCGCCCTATGGCATTACTCAACCAAATCAAGGTTACGGTGGTAAACAGGAACAAAGCGGCAGTTACGTGTATCGCTTCGATCCGCAAACTCGCGAAATTTATCCAGTCGTGACAGATATGGTGCGTCCTAACGGACTTACTTTCAGTCCAGATGAAAGTCTTTTGTATGTTTCAGATACGGCTGCGTTTAATATTCCGGGAGGTCCTCATCATATTCGTGTATACGAGGTTGGGGAGGATGGTCAGCATGTAAGCAACGGTCGTGTGTTTGCAGTCATTGAGCCTGGACAACCTGATGGAATCCGGGTTGATGAACACGGCAATGTTTTTACCAGTTCTAAAGACAGCGTGCAAGTATACGCTCCTGACGGAACTCGCTTAGGGAAAATTTTAGTGCCGGAAACATGCGCTAATCTAACTTTTGGGGGAAAGGAACACGATCGCTTGTTCATCACGGCCGGTCATTCCTTATATGCTATTGACCTTAATACCCGTGGTGTACAGCAATGA